In Chitinophagaceae bacterium, the following are encoded in one genomic region:
- a CDS encoding ATP-binding cassette domain-containing protein: MITVNSLSLQFGKRVLFDEVNIKFTKGNCYGVIGANGAGKSTFLKILSGEIESTKGKIDMEPGSRMAVLKQNHYEFDEFEVLQVVLMGHKKLWQNMQEKESLYAKTPFTDEDGLKVGELEAEFAEMDGWNADSDAAALLSNLGLPESLHYTKMKELAGNQKVRVLLAQALFGDPDILLLDEPTNDLDVDTIKWLENFLADFKNTVIVVSHDRHFLDMVCTHIVDIDFGKITPYTGNFSFWYESSQLAAKQRSDKNKKTEDKRKELIEFIQRFSANASKSKQATSRKKALEKLNIDEIKPSNRKYPGVIFSQEREAGNDILEIKQLKAIGNDGKPLFTDLNLTVNKGDKIAVISRDSNAINAFYEILNGDRKADAGDFKWGITTQIGYLPLDNSEFFNEEMNLIEWLRQYSGENKDETYIRGFLGKMLFSGEETFKKVSVLSGGEKVRCMLSRLMLQNANVMILNEPTNHLDMESIISLNEGLQNYKGTLLFSSHDHQLNQTVANRVVEITPNGCIDALMSFDEYLESDAIKEKKANLYEIAVS, from the coding sequence ATGATTACAGTAAATAGTTTATCGCTACAATTTGGCAAAAGAGTACTTTTTGATGAAGTAAATATAAAGTTTACCAAAGGAAATTGCTATGGAGTTATTGGTGCTAATGGTGCCGGCAAATCTACCTTTCTGAAAATTCTATCCGGAGAAATTGAGTCTACCAAAGGGAAAATTGATATGGAACCCGGAAGTAGAATGGCTGTTTTAAAGCAGAACCATTATGAATTTGACGAATTTGAGGTTTTACAGGTTGTTCTGATGGGCCATAAAAAGCTCTGGCAGAATATGCAGGAAAAAGAAAGCTTATATGCTAAAACACCTTTTACCGATGAAGATGGATTGAAAGTTGGAGAACTCGAAGCTGAATTTGCAGAAATGGACGGCTGGAATGCGGATAGTGATGCAGCTGCATTGCTTAGTAATTTAGGTTTACCGGAAAGTCTGCATTATACTAAAATGAAAGAGCTTGCCGGAAATCAAAAAGTAAGAGTTTTATTGGCTCAGGCGCTTTTCGGCGATCCGGATATCCTTCTACTCGATGAGCCTACCAATGACTTGGATGTGGATACAATTAAATGGTTGGAAAACTTTTTAGCGGATTTTAAAAATACAGTTATAGTTGTTTCTCACGACAGGCATTTTCTTGATATGGTTTGTACGCATATAGTAGATATTGATTTTGGTAAAATAACTCCTTATACCGGTAATTTCAGTTTTTGGTATGAAAGTAGTCAGTTAGCAGCAAAACAACGTTCCGATAAAAACAAGAAAACAGAAGATAAACGAAAAGAACTGATAGAATTCATTCAGCGATTTAGTGCAAATGCTTCTAAGTCTAAACAAGCTACAAGTAGAAAGAAAGCTCTGGAAAAGCTCAATATAGATGAAATTAAACCCTCTAACAGAAAGTATCCCGGTGTAATTTTCTCACAAGAGCGGGAAGCCGGAAATGATATTCTTGAAATCAAACAGCTTAAAGCAATAGGAAATGACGGAAAACCGCTTTTTACTGATTTAAACTTAACCGTTAATAAAGGAGATAAAATTGCTGTTATTTCACGCGATAGTAATGCTATTAATGCTTTTTATGAAATTCTAAATGGTGACAGAAAAGCTGATGCGGGAGATTTTAAATGGGGCATTACAACTCAAATCGGTTATTTACCATTAGACAATTCTGAGTTTTTTAATGAGGAAATGAATTTGATAGAATGGTTAAGACAATATTCAGGAGAAAATAAAGATGAAACCTATATTCGTGGATTTTTAGGTAAAATGCTTTTTTCAGGTGAAGAGACCTTTAAAAAAGTTTCTGTGCTTTCCGGAGGTGAAAAAGTAAGATGTATGCTTTCCCGCTTAATGTTACAAAACGCCAATGTGATGATTCTAAATGAGCCGACTAACCACCTTGATATGGAGTCTATCATTTCTCTGAATGAAGGATTACAAAACTACAAAGGAACTTTACTATTCAGCTCTCATGATCATCAGTTAAACCAAACTGTAGCAAATCGGGTCGTTGAAATCACGCCTAATGGTTGTATTGACGCCCTAATGTCTTTTGATGAGTATTTAGAAAGTGATGCGATTAAAGAAAAGAAAGCGAATCTGTATGAAATTGCAGTAAGCTAA
- a CDS encoding T9SS C-terminal target domain-containing protein, whose amino-acid sequence MKSLKTKFFFIFLFLLTFSQLIAHDVVINEMMSSNGNTIADEDGDFEDWIELYNKGSETVNLKGFSISDKSSEPQRWIFPDVEIEPGGFLLIFASGKDRKSGQYLHTNFKISSEGEPLLFSDNENNLIDEFPPVILQRDHSFGRKTDGGSVILFFEGASPGASNNFTPLLNSLTYNVHISHEAGFYGDSITVDLSAQEGVEIFYTLDGSVPDINSFKYEQPLVFDNRENDPTILSLIPTGYKWKQPAGSINKINVLKTAAFKNGRPVSPVETRTYIISPDLEDRYTFPVISISTDKRHFFDYNEGIYIQGVHFDGDRNSGNFSKRGKHWEKPAYMEYFDNAGELALAQDIGVRIHGSGSRKNPQKSLRLYARSFYGESRFNYPFFPDKPDLQNFKRLILSASVSSPRDQTLFRDELTHHLIRGLDLDYQAFIPVVVFINGEYWGIHNLKERQDRYYLENNHNIDPDNIDLLEGHHEVKEGSFTNYESLINYLENNDMSKDEHYQHILNLVEIDNFIDYHIIQLFFANWDWPHNNIAYWRPRTEDGKWRWLFFDCDACMLPRLYRSNSLEFFLNPENLKNQDRSWAYYNLHFLLKNDNFRVAFYNRMIYHADNTFSPEKVVEAIQHFRELYYPEIHEQVNRWNSPLNISEWEKYLSDLESFALLRPAQFKQDIQKFFGSPFTVYPNPSSGDFYVKTLLNSTKPKSYRLFNLSGILLSEVVVENPSSSEADHLNFQGLLPGVYFLQIQFNNQLFQEKIVIQ is encoded by the coding sequence TTGAAATCTTTAAAAACTAAATTTTTCTTTATATTTCTTTTTCTGCTGACATTCAGTCAGTTAATAGCTCATGATGTGGTTATTAATGAGATGATGTCTTCAAACGGAAATACCATAGCTGATGAAGACGGAGATTTTGAAGATTGGATAGAACTTTATAATAAAGGCAGTGAAACCGTCAACCTTAAAGGGTTTTCAATCTCTGATAAATCTTCAGAACCGCAACGGTGGATTTTTCCGGATGTTGAAATAGAGCCGGGAGGGTTTCTGCTTATTTTTGCATCAGGGAAAGACAGAAAAAGCGGCCAATATTTGCATACCAATTTCAAAATTAGTTCAGAAGGGGAGCCACTTTTATTTTCTGATAATGAAAATAATCTGATTGATGAATTTCCGCCGGTAATCTTACAAAGAGATCATTCTTTTGGAAGAAAAACAGACGGGGGTTCCGTAATTTTATTTTTTGAAGGCGCTTCTCCCGGTGCTTCTAACAATTTTACTCCTTTATTAAATTCCTTAACTTACAATGTTCATATTTCTCATGAGGCCGGTTTTTATGGAGACTCAATAACAGTTGACTTATCTGCTCAGGAAGGGGTTGAAATTTTTTATACACTTGACGGTTCTGTACCTGACATAAACTCGTTTAAGTATGAGCAACCGCTGGTTTTTGATAATAGGGAAAATGACCCGACTATTCTATCGCTTATACCAACCGGATATAAATGGAAACAACCGGCCGGGAGTATCAATAAAATTAATGTTTTAAAAACAGCAGCATTTAAAAACGGGAGGCCGGTTAGTCCGGTAGAAACCCGAACATATATTATAAGCCCTGATCTTGAGGACAGGTATACTTTTCCCGTAATCTCTATTTCAACGGATAAACGCCATTTTTTTGATTATAATGAAGGGATTTACATACAGGGAGTTCATTTTGATGGTGACCGAAACAGTGGTAATTTTTCTAAACGAGGAAAACATTGGGAGAAACCTGCTTATATGGAATACTTTGATAATGCAGGAGAACTTGCACTTGCACAAGATATAGGCGTAAGAATTCATGGTTCAGGCTCCAGGAAAAATCCTCAAAAATCACTAAGACTCTATGCCAGAAGTTTTTATGGCGAAAGCCGTTTCAACTATCCGTTCTTTCCGGATAAACCGGATTTACAAAACTTTAAGCGATTAATTCTGAGTGCATCTGTGTCTTCTCCAAGAGATCAAACTTTATTCAGAGATGAACTGACTCACCATCTTATCAGAGGTCTCGATTTGGATTATCAGGCTTTTATTCCGGTTGTGGTTTTTATTAATGGTGAGTATTGGGGTATCCATAATTTAAAAGAACGTCAGGACAGATATTATTTAGAGAATAACCATAATATAGATCCTGATAATATAGATTTATTAGAAGGACATCACGAAGTTAAAGAAGGAAGCTTTACAAATTACGAGTCTCTGATAAATTATCTGGAGAATAATGATATGTCAAAGGATGAACATTATCAGCATATTTTGAATTTGGTAGAGATTGATAATTTTATTGATTATCATATTATTCAGTTATTTTTTGCTAATTGGGACTGGCCTCACAACAACATTGCTTACTGGAGGCCGAGAACAGAAGATGGCAAGTGGAGATGGTTGTTTTTTGATTGTGACGCCTGTATGTTGCCGAGACTATATCGGTCAAACAGTCTTGAGTTTTTTCTAAATCCTGAGAATTTAAAAAATCAAGACAGAAGCTGGGCTTATTATAATCTGCATTTTTTGTTAAAAAACGATAATTTCAGAGTTGCTTTTTACAACCGTATGATCTATCATGCAGATAATACTTTCAGTCCTGAAAAAGTAGTAGAAGCAATTCAGCATTTCAGAGAATTGTATTATCCTGAAATTCACGAGCAAGTTAATCGCTGGAACTCTCCATTGAATATCAGTGAGTGGGAAAAGTATTTAAGTGATTTGGAAAGTTTTGCCTTATTGAGGCCTGCTCAATTTAAGCAAGATATACAGAAATTTTTTGGTTCACCATTTACTGTTTATCCGAATCCTTCTTCAGGTGATTTTTATGTTAAAACGCTTTTGAATAGCACTAAACCCAAAAGTTACAGATTATTTAATCTAAGTGGTATTTTATTGTCAGAGGTGGTAGTAGAGAACCCATCTTCCTCTGAAGCTGATCATCTAAACTTTCAAGGTCTTTTACCCGGAGTTTACTTTCTTCAAATTCAATTCAACAATCAGTTGTTTCAGGAAAAAATAGTTATACAGTAA